Proteins encoded by one window of Halorubrum ruber:
- a CDS encoding sodium:calcium antiporter, whose translation MIGPLPDAPVVHVLVIAAATGLIWLGSGWLEEAAETLAGYYGLPAVVQGSIVVAVGSSFPELTSVLVTALTGVFDMGVGALVGSAIFNVLVIPAVAGLGADDELEANRAIVYKEAQFYMLAVSALVVTFALAVIYFPVSADPIVGTMPRSLAVIPLALYVLYLFIQVQDVDDAAIDPVRDEVDVRREWGKLAAGLGLIVVTVERLVASVESLGATFGVPEFLAGVTVVAAATSLPDALVSVRTARENRGATSLGNVLGSNTFDLLVAIPLGVLIVGEVAVNFSTAVPMLGVLTAATVLLFVTLRTSLALTDRESYALLAAYGLFVAWVVAETIGATSVLKGV comes from the coding sequence GTGATCGGACCCCTGCCCGACGCGCCGGTCGTCCACGTCCTCGTGATCGCCGCGGCGACCGGCCTCATCTGGCTCGGGAGCGGCTGGCTGGAAGAGGCCGCCGAGACGCTCGCCGGGTACTACGGGCTCCCGGCGGTGGTTCAGGGGTCGATCGTCGTCGCAGTCGGGTCGAGCTTCCCGGAGCTGACGAGCGTGCTCGTCACCGCCCTCACCGGCGTCTTCGACATGGGCGTGGGCGCGCTCGTCGGATCGGCGATCTTCAACGTCCTCGTGATCCCCGCTGTCGCCGGGCTCGGGGCCGACGACGAGCTGGAGGCCAACCGAGCGATCGTGTACAAGGAGGCGCAGTTCTACATGCTCGCGGTGTCGGCGCTGGTCGTGACGTTCGCGCTCGCGGTCATCTACTTCCCGGTCTCGGCGGACCCGATCGTCGGGACGATGCCGCGCTCGCTCGCGGTCATCCCGCTCGCGCTGTACGTCCTCTACCTGTTCATTCAGGTCCAGGACGTCGACGACGCGGCGATCGACCCTGTGCGCGACGAGGTCGACGTCCGCCGCGAGTGGGGGAAGCTGGCGGCCGGGCTCGGGCTCATCGTCGTCACCGTCGAGCGGCTCGTCGCGTCGGTCGAATCGCTCGGCGCCACGTTCGGAGTCCCCGAGTTCCTCGCCGGCGTCACGGTCGTCGCGGCGGCGACGAGCCTGCCGGACGCGCTGGTGAGCGTCCGGACCGCACGCGAGAACCGCGGCGCGACGAGCCTCGGCAACGTCCTCGGGTCGAACACCTTCGACCTGCTCGTCGCGATCCCGCTCGGCGTGCTGATCGTCGGCGAGGTGGCCGTCAACTTCTCGACCGCGGTGCCGATGCTGGGCGTATTGACGGCCGCGACCGTCCTGCTGTTCGTGACCCTGCGGACGAGCCTCGCGCTCACCGATCGCGAATCGTACGCGCTGCTCGCGGCCTACGGGCTGTTCGTCGCGTGGGTCGTCGCCGAGACGATCGGGGCGACGAGCGTGCTGAAGGGTGTGTGA
- a CDS encoding glycoside hydrolase family 15 protein — protein sequence MRLRTALTEHERRRGERYPAEHSMTAGAFTGDDGRLVHVGPDGTVHDCSYSLSEVGGADRLRMGITAGRGVRWFDDLETTRQHYDGDTPLVETEYDAGRYTIHQFDLVVSDTHLTHVELRGSPPADAELVAAYAFSPDMVEGRVGNMVHDGAGPNDGGVVEVYHRTEHDFLTASTGLSNAHGQRLRTIPELLGEGGDGFPHRGEIDRREDSRLTPDVVVRAPFERDGRTERVTLAGRAVVDRRATRDTGDDAKDALTDGIDRQRRIEAVSNIATAYPDADDLREAADGRGPDVPEDAPRRSVIASDLRALDLLTAESGGRIAAPEFDPFYSTSGGYGYTWFRDEATVSTALLGASEELGLDADEELLAAASFFCRTQDADGSWPHRVWADSGKVAPGWANARIEGANATPGPNDQLDQPATVVAFLATLRREADLPTEWRERIDETIADAVEFLLETTEDDGLPRRCQNCWENALGRFTHTGAEYLRAFAAVARAPVDEDLRAAAADAADAALSGLDARWNPDTERFLQRASDEGQDARADASTFALATAAAEYAALLDDEAGAGDDPSADGSAADDAATDGSGSIDPVESSEFDRFLDRVNTHVRQSIDALRRETASVEGLVRFTGDDWRTAEQGAAKVWSIATLWGATAAATLAGVVEERGGAAGPLFADARELYALCEPDGPFVNEAGLFAEQAFDDGDLDSATPIAWSHALRIDATVTLASHGELPVPHDRETGPEAAPHWTTGRKFGVGTPADYEADEPVPVWFTLTEGALTEARFPRIDVMNVRTFDFLVADPDSEYAIRTFDETGHVTATETIERTTEPAADDALAYVQRIRETGDGHGHSWTLRVEYAVDTDGTAILADVRFEGSREYDVYALADATIANVGTNDRAERVDGDAGAHLLAQKDNPDRDAGKLVDDEGEPFAPALALASGDGFDWASALGAGGDAAAALFGDGERGEESSEAVGNVVLAGLVGSGESVSDTVALGFAEDSDTAAALGEAEGALGRSFDEAADAYAETWRSWLAERDLPDSVAGDPDLAAQYRFALMTLAAVEDKAHDGAGIASPSVPWGETEYAAEDRGYGYNFVWSRDLYQVFTALIEMDDLERGADALAYLYNTQQDDDGFLPQNTYIDGRTRWGGEQMDNIGFPSVMAWQLYERGVTLDDAGYTYDQVARSLDYIADNGPETAQERWEEEAGYSPSSIAAEIAGLVCGAALALAEADRRDGDVSGSETAASPESLRADALAWLALADDWTARVEEWCATATGTDRHDRTPYYIRITADGNPDSGRPRTIANDGPTYDEREIVDGGFLELVRLGIKPADDPVVRNSVSVVDDSIRVDTPHGAAWYRYVGDAYGEIAVGDPGAPWAGTGDGRGRLWPIFTGERGEYELRARADGSDAFGGTDDEKLEPETLLETMAGFGNSGLMLPEQVWDREHPTKYGWEFGEGTGGATPLAWSMAGFVRLAHGVDEGEPVETPTVVRDRYVERDRPAGPDLTATAEFVEDSVVVAGETDAKTVAVHTRTTSRLVTPDDDGDFEVDLDADTDADTVVVAAATDDDFEAAGTAVERLRL from the coding sequence ATGCGACTGCGTACCGCCCTTACGGAGCACGAACGTCGGCGCGGGGAGCGCTACCCGGCGGAACACTCGATGACCGCCGGCGCGTTCACCGGCGACGACGGCCGACTGGTCCACGTGGGGCCGGACGGGACCGTCCACGACTGTTCGTACTCCCTCTCCGAGGTCGGCGGCGCCGACCGCCTCCGGATGGGGATAACCGCCGGGCGCGGCGTCCGCTGGTTCGACGACCTCGAGACGACTCGCCAGCACTACGACGGCGACACGCCGCTCGTCGAGACCGAGTACGACGCCGGCCGCTACACCATCCACCAGTTCGACCTCGTGGTGAGCGACACGCACCTCACCCACGTCGAGCTCCGCGGCTCGCCGCCGGCCGACGCCGAGCTCGTCGCCGCCTACGCGTTCTCGCCCGACATGGTCGAGGGGCGGGTCGGCAACATGGTCCACGACGGTGCCGGCCCGAACGACGGCGGCGTCGTCGAGGTGTACCACCGCACCGAACACGACTTCCTCACCGCCTCGACCGGCCTCTCGAACGCCCACGGGCAGCGCCTGCGGACGATCCCGGAACTGCTCGGCGAGGGCGGCGACGGGTTCCCACACCGCGGCGAGATCGACCGGCGCGAGGACTCGCGGCTCACTCCGGACGTCGTCGTCCGCGCGCCCTTCGAGCGCGACGGGCGCACGGAGCGCGTCACCCTCGCGGGCCGCGCCGTCGTCGACCGCCGGGCGACGCGCGACACCGGCGACGACGCGAAGGACGCGCTCACCGACGGGATCGACCGCCAGCGCCGCATCGAGGCGGTCTCGAACATCGCCACCGCCTACCCCGACGCCGACGATCTCCGGGAGGCCGCGGACGGTCGCGGCCCGGACGTGCCCGAGGACGCTCCCCGCCGGTCGGTGATCGCCAGCGACCTCCGCGCGCTCGACCTGCTCACCGCGGAGTCCGGCGGCCGGATCGCCGCCCCCGAGTTCGACCCCTTCTACTCCACCTCCGGCGGCTACGGCTACACCTGGTTCCGCGACGAGGCGACGGTGTCGACCGCGCTGCTCGGCGCGAGCGAGGAACTCGGCCTCGACGCCGACGAGGAGCTGCTCGCGGCCGCGAGCTTCTTCTGCCGCACCCAGGACGCCGACGGCTCGTGGCCCCACCGCGTGTGGGCCGACTCGGGCAAGGTCGCGCCCGGCTGGGCGAACGCCCGGATCGAGGGCGCGAACGCGACGCCCGGCCCAAACGACCAGCTCGACCAGCCCGCCACCGTGGTCGCCTTCCTCGCGACGCTGCGCCGCGAGGCGGACCTCCCGACCGAGTGGCGCGAGCGGATCGACGAGACGATCGCGGACGCCGTCGAGTTCCTCTTGGAGACGACCGAGGACGACGGGCTGCCGCGCCGCTGTCAGAACTGCTGGGAGAACGCGCTCGGCCGGTTCACCCACACCGGCGCCGAGTACCTCCGGGCGTTCGCCGCCGTTGCGCGCGCGCCGGTCGACGAGGACCTCCGCGCCGCCGCCGCCGACGCCGCGGACGCGGCGCTGTCGGGACTCGACGCGCGCTGGAACCCCGACACGGAGCGGTTCCTCCAGCGCGCCAGCGACGAGGGGCAGGACGCCCGCGCCGACGCCAGCACCTTCGCGCTCGCGACCGCGGCCGCCGAGTACGCCGCCCTGCTCGACGACGAGGCCGGAGCGGGAGACGACCCGAGCGCCGACGGCTCCGCGGCCGACGACGCCGCGACCGACGGCTCCGGCTCGATCGATCCCGTCGAGAGCAGCGAGTTCGACCGCTTCCTCGACCGCGTCAACACCCACGTCCGGCAGTCGATCGACGCGCTCCGCCGCGAGACCGCCTCGGTGGAGGGGCTCGTCAGGTTCACCGGCGACGACTGGCGCACGGCCGAACAGGGCGCCGCGAAGGTGTGGTCCATCGCGACGCTGTGGGGCGCGACCGCGGCGGCGACGCTCGCGGGCGTCGTCGAAGAGCGCGGCGGGGCCGCCGGGCCGCTGTTCGCCGACGCGCGCGAGCTGTACGCGCTCTGTGAACCCGACGGCCCCTTCGTCAACGAGGCGGGGCTGTTCGCGGAGCAGGCGTTCGACGACGGCGACCTCGACAGCGCGACCCCCATCGCGTGGTCGCACGCGCTCCGGATCGACGCGACGGTGACGCTCGCGAGCCACGGCGAGCTCCCGGTCCCGCACGACCGCGAGACCGGCCCCGAGGCGGCGCCCCACTGGACGACCGGTCGGAAGTTCGGCGTCGGCACGCCCGCGGACTACGAGGCCGACGAGCCGGTGCCGGTGTGGTTCACGCTCACCGAGGGGGCGCTCACCGAGGCGCGGTTCCCCCGGATCGACGTGATGAACGTCCGGACGTTCGACTTCCTCGTCGCCGACCCCGACTCCGAGTACGCGATCCGCACGTTCGACGAGACGGGCCACGTCACGGCGACGGAGACGATCGAGCGGACGACGGAGCCGGCGGCCGACGACGCGCTCGCGTACGTCCAGCGGATCCGCGAGACCGGCGACGGCCACGGCCACAGCTGGACGCTCCGCGTCGAGTACGCGGTCGACACCGACGGGACCGCGATCCTCGCGGACGTCCGGTTCGAGGGGAGCCGCGAGTACGACGTGTACGCGCTCGCGGACGCGACGATCGCCAACGTCGGCACGAACGACCGCGCCGAGCGCGTCGACGGCGACGCGGGGGCCCACCTGCTCGCGCAGAAGGATAACCCCGATCGCGACGCGGGGAAGCTCGTCGACGACGAGGGCGAACCGTTCGCCCCCGCGCTCGCGCTGGCGAGCGGCGACGGGTTCGACTGGGCCAGCGCGCTCGGGGCCGGCGGCGACGCGGCGGCCGCGCTGTTCGGCGACGGCGAGCGCGGCGAGGAGTCGTCGGAGGCGGTCGGCAACGTCGTTCTCGCCGGGCTCGTCGGGAGCGGCGAGTCGGTGTCCGACACCGTCGCGCTCGGATTCGCCGAGGATTCGGACACCGCGGCCGCGCTCGGCGAGGCGGAGGGGGCGCTCGGCCGCAGCTTCGACGAGGCCGCTGACGCGTACGCAGAGACGTGGCGCTCGTGGCTCGCGGAGCGAGATCTCCCGGACTCGGTCGCGGGCGACCCGGACCTCGCGGCGCAGTACCGCTTCGCCCTGATGACGCTGGCGGCCGTCGAGGACAAGGCCCACGACGGCGCAGGGATCGCCAGCCCCTCCGTCCCGTGGGGCGAGACGGAGTACGCCGCGGAGGACCGCGGCTACGGCTACAACTTCGTCTGGTCGCGGGACCTCTACCAGGTGTTCACGGCGCTGATCGAGATGGACGACCTCGAACGCGGCGCCGACGCCTTGGCGTACCTGTACAACACCCAGCAGGACGACGACGGGTTCCTCCCGCAGAACACCTACATCGACGGGCGGACCCGGTGGGGCGGCGAGCAGATGGACAACATCGGGTTCCCCTCGGTGATGGCCTGGCAGCTGTACGAGCGCGGCGTGACGCTTGACGACGCCGGCTACACCTACGACCAGGTCGCCCGCTCGCTCGACTACATCGCCGATAACGGCCCCGAGACCGCCCAGGAGCGCTGGGAGGAGGAGGCGGGCTACTCGCCGTCGAGCATCGCTGCCGAGATCGCCGGCCTGGTCTGCGGCGCGGCGCTCGCGCTCGCGGAGGCCGACCGGCGCGACGGAGACGTGTCTGGGAGCGAGACCGCGGCGTCGCCGGAGTCGCTCCGCGCCGACGCGCTCGCGTGGCTGGCGCTCGCGGACGACTGGACGGCCCGCGTCGAGGAGTGGTGCGCGACCGCGACCGGCACCGACCGCCACGACCGGACCCCGTACTACATCCGGATCACGGCCGACGGGAACCCCGACTCCGGGCGCCCCCGCACCATCGCCAACGACGGCCCCACCTACGACGAGCGGGAGATAGTCGACGGCGGCTTCCTCGAACTCGTCCGGCTGGGGATCAAGCCCGCCGACGATCCGGTCGTCCGCAACTCCGTCTCCGTCGTCGACGACTCGATCCGCGTCGACACGCCTCACGGCGCGGCTTGGTACCGCTACGTCGGCGACGCGTACGGCGAGATCGCCGTCGGCGACCCCGGCGCGCCGTGGGCCGGAACCGGCGACGGCCGCGGGCGGCTCTGGCCGATCTTCACCGGCGAGCGCGGGGAGTACGAGCTTCGCGCCCGCGCCGACGGCTCGGACGCCTTCGGCGGCACCGACGACGAGAAGCTCGAACCCGAGACGCTGCTGGAGACGATGGCCGGGTTCGGCAACTCCGGACTAATGTTACCCGAGCAGGTGTGGGACCGTGAACACCCGACGAAGTACGGCTGGGAGTTCGGCGAGGGAACCGGGGGGGCCACCCCGCTCGCCTGGTCGATGGCCGGTTTCGTCCGGCTGGCGCACGGCGTCGACGAGGGCGAACCCGTCGAGACGCCGACCGTCGTCCGCGACCGCTATGTCGAGCGCGACCGCCCTGCCGGCCCCGACCTGACGGCCACCGCCGAGTTCGTCGAGGATTCGGTCGTCGTCGCGGGCGAGACGGACGCCAAGACCGTCGCCGTCCACACCCGAACGACCTCGCGGCTCGTGACGCCGGACGACGACGGCGACTTCGAGGTCGACCTCGACGCCGACACCGACGCGGACACCGTCGTGGTCGCGGCCGCGACCGACGACGACTTCGAGGCCGCGGGCACCGCTGTCGAGCGGTTGCGGCTGTAG
- the malA gene encoding alpha-amylase MalA: MHHPGPPRFLATGEQTELAPRDPDPDAAYAWRVADAPPDSEATVGDDAVTEFTPDVPGRYLIGLDAPDGDHLLTVRAFPASYEGVDVAGGSGTAIRDRDAGDVDAPRDYAARERHEGVGRPRVRVDASVAFDGEADGESEHAGEAVFTAVPSPNPESSLDADDLAVTFVVDDRDVADAVAAGRANPRDALQVSDDGRELRVPLDAVPDRLRVHAVSVARDPGEDPRVSVADAAAIERVDSSPSAIDDAAEGEAMLTPATPEFETVRLNDPPAWTADASVYEIFVRTFADAEEGEAFDAIAERIPRIAELGVDTLWLTPVLGHDGKPHGYNIVDFFDTADDLGDREEFEALVETAHDHGMRVLFDFVANHTARDHEWFQDAYKNPDSPFRDRYEWQESGEPGTYFDWELIANLNHANLDVRRFLLDVIDEWAPLVDGFRCDMAWAVPDSFWRELRDRVKDIDREFLLMDETIPYIPGFHEGMFDVHFDATLYFQLRQVGRGAEPAESVLDAVDQRAEIGFPDHAEFLQYIENHDETRYRVECGDAAAAAAGAAIMTLPGVPMVYAGQEIGQRGRRDAIAWDHAREEVRDRYERLLETRRDHPALGPDGDLARVGYHVASGDLSERPIVASGDVHPDDVVAFRRHDGEEDLLVVINFAPADASVAVDVGHGERDLVTDERCVVEDGEGTERIRVDEVAVVPVTEE, translated from the coding sequence ATGCACCACCCCGGACCCCCGCGCTTCCTCGCGACCGGCGAGCAGACGGAACTCGCGCCGAGAGACCCCGACCCCGACGCCGCGTACGCGTGGCGCGTCGCGGACGCGCCGCCCGACAGCGAGGCGACCGTCGGCGACGACGCCGTGACCGAGTTCACGCCCGACGTCCCCGGACGCTACCTGATCGGCCTCGACGCGCCGGACGGCGACCACCTGCTCACCGTCCGCGCGTTCCCGGCGAGCTACGAGGGCGTCGACGTCGCGGGCGGGAGCGGCACCGCGATTCGCGACCGCGACGCGGGCGACGTCGACGCGCCGCGCGACTACGCCGCCCGTGAGCGACACGAGGGAGTCGGCCGGCCGCGCGTGCGGGTCGACGCGAGCGTCGCGTTCGACGGTGAGGCGGACGGGGAGAGCGAACACGCCGGGGAGGCGGTGTTCACCGCGGTCCCCTCGCCGAATCCGGAGTCATCGCTCGACGCCGACGACTTGGCGGTGACGTTCGTCGTCGACGACCGCGACGTCGCCGACGCCGTCGCGGCGGGGCGGGCGAACCCGCGGGACGCGCTCCAGGTGAGCGATGACGGCCGCGAGCTCCGCGTGCCGCTCGACGCGGTGCCCGACCGGCTCCGGGTTCACGCCGTCTCGGTCGCTCGGGACCCGGGCGAGGACCCGCGAGTCAGCGTCGCCGATGCGGCGGCGATCGAGCGCGTCGACAGTAGCCCGTCCGCGATCGACGACGCGGCGGAGGGCGAGGCCATGTTGACGCCGGCCACGCCCGAGTTCGAGACAGTCCGACTCAACGATCCGCCGGCGTGGACCGCGGACGCCTCGGTGTACGAGATCTTCGTCCGCACCTTCGCCGACGCCGAGGAGGGCGAGGCGTTCGACGCCATCGCCGAGCGGATCCCGCGGATCGCGGAACTCGGCGTCGACACGCTGTGGCTCACGCCGGTCCTCGGCCACGACGGGAAACCCCACGGCTACAACATCGTCGACTTCTTCGACACCGCCGACGACCTCGGCGACCGCGAGGAGTTCGAGGCGCTCGTCGAGACCGCTCACGACCACGGGATGCGCGTGCTGTTCGACTTCGTCGCGAACCACACCGCGCGCGACCACGAGTGGTTTCAGGACGCCTACAAGAACCCTGACTCGCCGTTCCGCGACCGCTACGAGTGGCAGGAGTCGGGCGAGCCGGGCACCTACTTCGACTGGGAGCTGATCGCGAACCTGAACCACGCGAACCTCGACGTGCGGCGGTTCCTGCTCGACGTGATCGACGAGTGGGCGCCGCTCGTCGACGGGTTCCGCTGTGATATGGCGTGGGCGGTCCCCGACTCCTTCTGGCGCGAACTCCGCGACCGCGTGAAGGACATCGACCGGGAGTTCCTCCTGATGGACGAGACGATCCCGTACATCCCCGGCTTCCACGAGGGGATGTTCGACGTCCACTTCGACGCGACGCTGTACTTCCAGCTCCGGCAGGTCGGCCGCGGGGCCGAGCCCGCAGAGAGCGTGCTGGACGCGGTCGACCAGCGCGCCGAGATCGGGTTCCCCGACCACGCCGAGTTCCTCCAGTACATCGAGAACCACGACGAGACGCGCTACCGCGTGGAGTGCGGCGACGCCGCCGCGGCGGCCGCGGGCGCGGCGATCATGACGCTGCCGGGCGTCCCGATGGTGTACGCCGGCCAGGAGATCGGCCAGCGCGGCCGCCGGGACGCGATCGCGTGGGACCACGCGCGCGAAGAGGTGCGCGACCGCTACGAGCGCCTGCTCGAAACGCGGCGCGACCACCCCGCGCTCGGGCCGGACGGCGACCTCGCGCGCGTCGGCTACCACGTCGCGAGCGGCGACCTCTCCGAACGGCCGATCGTCGCCAGCGGCGACGTCCACCCGGACGACGTGGTCGCGTTCCGTCGGCACGACGGCGAGGAGGACCTCCTCGTCGTCATCAACTTCGCGCCCGCCGACGCGAGCGTCGCGGTCGATGTCGGCCACGGCGAGCGCGACCTCGTGACCGACGAGCGATGCGTCGTCGAGGACGGCGAGGGGACGGAGCGGATCCGCGTCGACGAGGTGGCGGTCGTGCCGGTCACGGAGGAGTAG
- a CDS encoding PLDc N-terminal domain-containing protein, which produces MSPLLLQGAAAGIALLISLLFLAVHLAMIVWTYSDAESRSDHPPVLWALVVFFAPILGLLLYLIIGRNSY; this is translated from the coding sequence ATGTCCCCGTTGCTCCTCCAAGGCGCGGCCGCCGGGATCGCCCTCCTGATCAGCCTCCTCTTCCTCGCCGTCCACCTCGCGATGATCGTGTGGACCTACTCGGACGCGGAGTCGCGCAGCGACCACCCGCCGGTCCTCTGGGCGCTCGTGGTGTTCTTCGCGCCGATCCTCGGCCTGCTGCTGTACCTCATTATCGGTCGGAACTCCTACTGA
- a CDS encoding Zn-dependent hydrolase, which produces MTLPVDADRLRADIEANAAFGRVETDDAEAHARTNRTGTEANRRARDRLVERLREAGLDVTVDAVGNVLGTWTPESADPDAAPVVSGSHLDSVPEGGIFDGPLGVYAALEAVRAMRDDGFEPERPVGVVSFTEEEGGTFGNGLLGSTVATGELALDEALTLTNPEGETLGEALDRIGYRGGSAVDAATPTDADGDPATLDPASWAAFYELHVEQDTTLEDAGAAAGVVTTITGITHCEATVEGEANHAGATAMDERTDALAAASEFVLDVEAAANEVVESSSPSAVGTVGSLSVEPNATNVVPGRVEAGVDIRDVEAASMEAIVDAARDSLARLERERGIETEFERPFDVAPTPMSDRLREAAHAAADAAGREAIDLHSGAAHDAMRVARVTDASLLFAPSRDGISHNPREWTDWADCAAATEVLAGALARVADGE; this is translated from the coding sequence ATGACGCTCCCAGTCGACGCGGACCGGCTCCGCGCGGACATCGAGGCGAACGCGGCGTTCGGTCGGGTCGAGACAGACGACGCCGAGGCGCACGCGCGAACGAATCGGACGGGGACCGAGGCCAATCGCCGGGCGAGGGACCGGCTCGTCGAACGCCTCCGCGAGGCCGGCCTCGACGTGACGGTCGACGCCGTCGGGAACGTCCTCGGGACGTGGACGCCGGAGAGCGCCGACCCGGACGCGGCGCCGGTCGTTTCGGGGAGCCACCTCGACAGCGTCCCCGAGGGCGGAATCTTCGACGGCCCGCTCGGCGTCTACGCCGCGCTGGAGGCCGTTCGCGCGATGCGCGACGACGGGTTCGAACCCGAGCGCCCGGTCGGCGTCGTGAGCTTCACCGAGGAGGAGGGCGGGACATTCGGCAACGGCCTGCTCGGCTCGACGGTCGCGACCGGCGAGCTGGCGCTCGACGAGGCGCTCACGCTGACGAATCCGGAAGGGGAGACGCTCGGCGAGGCGCTCGACCGGATCGGCTACCGCGGCGGGAGCGCGGTCGACGCCGCCACGCCGACCGACGCCGACGGCGACCCTGCGACGCTCGATCCCGCGTCGTGGGCGGCGTTCTACGAGCTCCACGTCGAGCAGGACACGACGCTGGAGGACGCGGGCGCGGCGGCCGGCGTCGTGACGACGATCACCGGGATCACCCACTGCGAGGCGACCGTCGAGGGCGAGGCGAACCACGCGGGCGCGACCGCGATGGACGAACGGACGGACGCGCTCGCGGCCGCGAGCGAGTTCGTGCTTGACGTCGAGGCCGCCGCGAACGAGGTCGTCGAGTCGTCGTCGCCCTCGGCGGTCGGCACCGTCGGGTCGCTGTCGGTCGAGCCGAACGCGACGAACGTGGTTCCCGGTCGCGTCGAGGCCGGCGTCGATATTCGCGACGTCGAGGCCGCGTCGATGGAGGCGATCGTCGACGCCGCGCGCGACTCGCTGGCCCGGCTGGAGCGCGAGCGAGGGATCGAGACCGAGTTCGAGCGGCCGTTCGACGTCGCCCCGACGCCGATGAGCGACCGCCTCCGCGAGGCCGCCCACGCCGCCGCCGACGCGGCCGGGCGCGAGGCGATCGACCTCCACTCCGGCGCCGCCCACGACGCGATGCGGGTCGCGCGCGTCACCGACGCGTCGCTGCTCTTCGCCCCCTCTCGCGACGGGATCTCCCACAACCCCCGCGAGTGGACCGACTGGGCCGACTGCGCCGCCGCGACCGAGGTGCTCGCCGGGGCGCTCGCGCGGGTCGCGGACGGCGAGTGA
- the malQ gene encoding 4-alpha-glucanotransferase — protein MRFDRSDAVFCHVTSLPGAYGIGDLGEGAREFLSFLGDAGVDHWQICPIGPTISAAGESPYQSPSAFAGNPLFVDPDGLVDDGWLDEDDLEPVPDFPTDRVDYDAVREYKLPLLRTAFERFEERASEDDRAAVAEFREHEPWLADYALFRALSDARPEDVWTDWPAPLRTRDPEALADAREEHAREVRFREFVQWTFDRQWRDLRAVAAEEGVSIVGDVPIYVALDSADVWASPEAFRLDEGNRPTAVAGVPPNAGDSGQRWGNPLYDWEHLADTGYDWWLDRFRRLFELADVARLDHFLGFVNYWAIPADSDDPADGEWRDGPGRDLFETVERELGEAPFIAEDLGFEEPAMDELMAEFGFPGMRVPQYADWCAEGNEYQPIHYGEGVVGYTSTHDTDTWAGYFEDLPAAQRDCFRYNVGSDPDEPSEWAIIDAVWGSDAILAVTTLQDLLGLGSEARFNEPGTLDGNWEWRVARDALDDEIADRLWELSGKHVR, from the coding sequence ATGCGATTCGACCGCTCCGACGCCGTCTTCTGTCACGTCACCTCGCTGCCGGGGGCGTACGGGATCGGCGACCTCGGCGAGGGCGCCCGGGAGTTCCTCTCGTTCCTCGGCGACGCCGGCGTCGACCACTGGCAGATCTGTCCGATCGGGCCGACCATCTCCGCCGCAGGAGAGTCGCCGTACCAGTCGCCGTCGGCGTTCGCCGGCAACCCGCTGTTCGTCGACCCCGACGGGCTCGTCGACGACGGCTGGCTCGACGAGGACGACCTCGAACCGGTTCCCGACTTCCCGACCGACCGCGTCGACTACGACGCGGTCCGCGAGTACAAGCTCCCGCTGTTGCGGACCGCGTTCGAGCGGTTCGAGGAGCGGGCGAGCGAGGACGACCGCGCGGCGGTAGCCGAATTCCGCGAGCACGAGCCGTGGCTCGCCGACTACGCGCTGTTCCGGGCGCTCTCCGACGCGCGGCCGGAAGACGTCTGGACTGACTGGCCGGCGCCGCTGCGGACGCGCGACCCCGAGGCGCTGGCCGACGCGCGCGAGGAACACGCTCGCGAGGTCCGGTTCCGCGAGTTCGTCCAGTGGACGTTCGACCGCCAGTGGCGCGACCTGCGCGCCGTCGCGGCCGAGGAGGGGGTGTCGATCGTCGGCGACGTGCCCATCTACGTCGCGCTCGACTCCGCCGACGTGTGGGCGAGCCCGGAGGCGTTCCGGCTCGACGAGGGGAACCGCCCGACTGCGGTCGCGGGCGTCCCGCCCAACGCCGGCGACTCCGGCCAGCGCTGGGGGAACCCGCTGTACGACTGGGAACACCTCGCCGACACCGGGTACGACTGGTGGCTCGACCGGTTCCGCCGGCTGTTCGAGCTCGCGGACGTGGCTCGGCTCGACCACTTCCTCGGGTTCGTGAACTACTGGGCGATCCCGGCCGACAGCGACGACCCCGCGGACGGCGAGTGGCGAGACGGTCCTGGCCGCGACCTCTTCGAGACGGTGGAGCGCGAGCTCGGTGAGGCCCCCTTCATCGCCGAGGACCTCGGTTTCGAGGAGCCGGCGATGGACGAACTGATGGCCGAGTTCGGCTTCCCCGGCATGCGCGTCCCGCAGTACGCGGACTGGTGCGCGGAGGGGAACGAGTACCAGCCGATACACTACGGCGAGGGCGTCGTGGGCTACACCTCGACGCACGACACGGACACGTGGGCCGGCTACTTCGAGGACCTCCCGGCCGCGCAGCGGGACTGCTTCCGGTACAACGTCGGTTCCGACCCCGACGAGCCGAGCGAGTGGGCGATCATCGACGCGGTGTGGGGCTCGGACGCCATCCTCGCGGTGACGACGCTTCAGGACCTGCTCGGGCTCGGCAGCGAGGCGCGGTTCAACGAGCCGGGCACCCTCGACGGCAACTGGGAGTGGCGCGTCGCCCGCGACGCGCTTGACGACGAAATCGCGGACCGGCTATGGGAGCTGAGCGGGAAACACGTGCGCTGA